TCCGTTGCCCATAGATTTGCTGGGCAACATCCCCGAAAAACGAAAGTGAACCATCCTCGGGGATTGCTGCCGCCAGTGAGCGAATCATCTCTGGGGAGAAGTCTTGCCCTTCATCAACGATTATGTGCTTATAAAAACGGGCCGAGGAATCCTCCTCGAACTCTTTTCGCGCAGCAATAGCGATGTCATCCCAGTCATACAATTTTCCGGCGGCAGTTCTAATCTCGAGATACTTGTTGAGGATCTCGTACATGACTGGCCTAAGTTTGCGGGAAAGATTTGTGCCGATGCGCCCAACGCGCTCCACCTCCACATATTCTTCTTGGGAAGTGATCCCATGGCTGAAAATCCACTGGATTTCGTCCGAGAAGAATTCGAAGGGCCTCTTAAAGAATTTTGACGGTTCGTAGGCGGATTCGACTGCTTTGACTGCTTGGGAAATGAACGCGTTTCTATAGTCAGGATCGCAAATGCAATTCCTACTCATTTTGCCACGGTTGTTGAGATAACCTCGTGCGAATGTATGGTAGGTTTCAACTTGGACATTCTGAAGCTCAAAGGGCTTAAGATACTTAAGGTAGGTGACAAGCGTTTTGTTAAATGTCAGGAGCAGCGTCCTTCCAGCATGTGGCATCGACGGCTCGGACAGATAGGCAGCCCGATAGAGGGCGAGTGTCGTTTTACCGCTTCCAGCCGTTCCGAACACGGCAGTGTGCCCTGCAGAAGGCATGTACAGCACCTCGCGCTGCTTCTTGATAGGCTTTGGCAGATTTCCCCTCATTGCTGCGTCCTTAACTATCGGTTTTATGTGCCATTTTCAGGGGTGTGGCCACCCTCGGATCAGCTTCGTGCTGTTTAAGATTCAAATCGAAGTTGGTCTCTTTTCATGGTTTACTCCTCTACAACCTCATACCCAGCCTCAATAATCCCCCGAAACGTCTCGCCGGTTACGGCCCAATCCACCACATCCACCCGGAAGGGGAGGTCGGACTCGGCAAAGGCGTCCTTCAGAGCTACCAGTTGCCGGAAATCCAGCGGTGTGTCACCCATGACGGCAAGATCAAGGTCGGAAAACGGTTTGGCGGTAGCGGTAACGCGGGAGCCGAAGGCGCGAACCGTGCGTCCGGGGACGTGAAGCTGGAGAATCCGGCAGACTTCGGCCAGCTGCTCCGGGGTCAGGTCAAGCATGGCGGGTTTTCAAGCGGGTCAGAAGATCGGCGGCATCAACGGCAAAATCAGCCAGTATAGCGTAAACTTCACGCGCCTTCTCTTCGTCGTAGGTGTGAGAGGTAATGTTGCGTTTGTCGCGGTAGTCGAACCAACGCTCGGGCACGGCAATCAGGCCGCGTTCAGCGCCGATACGGATGATCTCCTTGAACGGCAGGTGATCCAGCTCCTCACGGGAGGGGAGTTCCTGTTCCAGTTGCCGTTTGAGCATCTTGAAGGCCAGCTCGTAGGTGTACTCAAAGCGCTGAATGCAGGCATCACGAATATCGTCGTCACCGGGAACGGTACGGCTGCGTTCAAGCACCTTGTTCAATGAAGTCAGGGCCTTCTCGTAGGAGCTGAAGTCCAGTGTCATGTGCCTCTCTCCCGTCTTGAATCCTTTGAAGCAGCCGAACCGGTTCTGCGGATCACCAGCAGCGACAGGTAATCCGGGCTGTGGGCCGCGATAGCGGCCCGGTCGGTGAGGATTACCTGCCCCGGCATGCCGACCCGTTCGGCAAAGAGCAGCGCCAGGTCATCCCTCCCTTCCACCAGTTTCATCACCGCGTCGAAGGCCGGCTTCACCTTCAGGAGCACCAAGGTGTCGCTCCGTTCCAGGGCCGCGCCAATCGCCGTCTCCCCGGCAGTGGCCGGCAGTACCAGTAACTGCTGGGCCCCCTCCGCCAGCGGAAACGTTCCCGCCGCCGCCGCGGCAAAGAGCGACGACACGCCGGGAATCACCTCAAGCGGTACCTCCGGATACTCCCGCCGCATCCCCTCCAGCAGATAGAGCGATGTCGCGTAGAACAGCGGGTCTCCCAGGGCGACGAAGGCCACCCGCTTGCCCGCCCGCACCCGCTCCGCCACCAGGCGGCAGGCTTCCCGCCAGTGGGGCGCCAGCGCCGCCCGGTCGGCACGCATCGGAAAGAGCAGCGGCAGCATCTGCTGGCGATGATGATCCAGCAGATCACGGATGATGCCCAGGGCCTGGCTCTGTTCGCCGGGCGCGGTGACCGGCGCGGCAATGACCTCGGCCTCGCGCAGGACCCGTTCCGCCTTGCGGGTCAGCAGTTCCGGATCGCCGGGCCCCACACCCACCAGTGAGAGCATGCTCATGGGCCTGCCTGCTTCCAGGCGGAGATGATGTAGATCGGGTTCTGGGCCTCGAACAGCTTGTACTCGGTCAGGGGGCGGGTGCGGGAGACGTTGATGCAGGCCACCTCCACCTGGCACCCGTGGTACTCCAGCAGCTCCACCGACTTGCCCAGGGTATCCAGGGTCACGGCATTGATCACGATGATCCCCCCGGGCTTCAGGCGGCGGATCACCTCGGCGATGATCTCCTCCAGGTTGCCGCCGGCGCCGCCGATGAAGACCCGGTCCGGGTCCGGCAGCTCCTCCAGCCCTTCCGGCGCGTCGGCCACCACCAGCTTCACGTTGTGAGCGCAGAATTTCTTGAGGTTGTCCCGCAAGTAGGCCACGCACTGCTGGTTCTTCTCAACGGCGTACAGCTTGCCGCCGGGGATCAGGTTGGAAGCCTCGATGGAGACCGAGCCGGACCCGGCACCGATGTCCCACAGCACCAGATCGTTCTGCAACTGCAGCTTGGCCAGGGTAACCGCCCGCACCTCCTGCTTGGTGATCAGCTTCTTGATAGTGGCGAACTGCTCGTCCTCGATGCCGATCAGGGGGTAGTGGGCCAACTGCGGTTCCCAGGTGCGGATCAGGATCAGCAGGTTCAGGTCGGAATGCTGCAGGGGCAAGAGCCCCCGCACATCGGTGCGGGTGAACTTTTCCGTGGGCAGCCCCAGATCCTCGCAGACCCAGGCTTCATAGCCGTCGGCCCCGCGATCCAGCAGCTCACGGGCAATGGCCGCCGGGCTGTTGACCCGGTCGGTCAGGACGCAGGCCTTCTCGGCGGCGGTGATCCGGTCAATGGTGCTGGCCATGCCGCGGCCGTGCACGGAAAGGAAAATGGCGTCGTCCCAGGGCTCCTTGATCCGGGCAAAGGCGTACTGCATGCTGGTGACGTTGGCGAAGATCTCGATCCGTTCCTTGGGGAGGTTGCGCAGCAGAAACCGGCCCACGCCGAAGAAGTTGGGATCGCCGGAAGCCAGCACCACCGCCCGCTTGCCGGTGGTCTGCAGCAGGGTCAGCAGGGCTGGCAGCTCCCCCAGCAGCACCTTCTCGCCGGTAAATTCCGGAAAGCGGTCCAGGTGCCGCTGCCGGCCGATCAGCAGCTCCGCCCTGGCGATCACCTCCCGCGCCGCAGCGCCGAACCCTTCCATCCCTTCGATGCCGGCACCCACCAGATAAATCTTCTGTTGTGACATGATAGTCCCCCGCTTCGTCCGCGCACTGGCTCAGGCGGGAAAGTATAGTGCAACTTCCGGCGGGCGGCAAATGGAATCAGGAGCTGATGGAGGACGGGAGGAAGGAAGGAGCGTTTACGGACGAAGCCGCAAATCCTGCAGTACCAACTGCTCCAGGGATGCGTCCAGCATCGGGCGGCGGCAGTCAACGGCGTCAAAGCCGCCGGTTTTCAGCTTGCTGAAAAAGCGGCAGCCGCCGAAGCAGAGCGGCAGGTAGGCGCACGCCAGGCATTCGTCGTTTTTCCACAGGTCCAGGTTGTGTGACTGCCGATAATCAGTCGTTCCGTCGGCCAGCGTGCCGATCCGCAGGGACTCATCTCCCATGAACACCGGGCATTTGTAGATGTCGCCGTTGTAGTTCACCACCCAGTCCTTCTCAAACTCGATCATGCAGGCGCCAGGCCCCAGCCGGTCCGTGGGAAAGCCGCGCCGGATGATCTCGCCCCGCAGGAACAGATGGGCTTCAGTGGCCCACGGTTCTGCCGTGCAGGCGCAGGTCATGCCGTGATCTCCCAGCCCGGTGCCGTCGGCCTTGGGCATGATTGCTGCAAACGAGACATCCCGCAGTTTTGCCGGGTTAACGCCTGCTATCAGCAGATGGTCCAGCAGTTCGGGAAACCGGCGGTAAGTGTCGCGGGAGTAATTGCCGCCGATTTTGAGCGGCACGATGTCGTGTACCGCCGCCAGGTTGGCCAGGATGGTGTCGAAGCTTCCCCGGCCCGAAACAAAGGGGCGCTGGCGGTTGTGGATGTCGGGCGGCCCGTCCAGGGTGGTGCGTACCGCCTGCAGTCCCAGCGGCAGCAGCGTTTCCACGGTGGGGCGGGTCAGCAGCACGCCGTTGGAGAAAAGGTTGAAAGTAAAGGTTACACCGTTTCGGACCGCTGCCTCCTGCAGCTGTCCGGCGATACGGCGCAGCAGCTCCAGCCGGACCAGGGCCTCGCCGCCGTAGAAATCCACCAGAACGTCGAGGCCGCTTGCCATCCGCTCCACGAGCCGGGCAACCAGCAGGTCGGCGGTGGCGTCGGTCATGACCAGCTTTCCGCGAAACGGGTCTTCAAAACAGTAAGGGCAGGCCAGGTTACACTCCAGGGTCAGGGTCGCCGTTACTTCAAAACGGCGGCTGGCCACGTCGAGGGTGGCAAAGGTGTTCCGCAGGGACTCCTGCTCCGCTTCGCGGGACGGCACCAGTACCCCCAGGCGGGTAAACGTTGCCAGTTCCCGGTCGCTCAGCTCACCCCCCGAAACCAGCCGCTGCCACAGGCCGGTAGACAGCTCCAGCGCGGCGCAGCGTCGGGTGGCCAGCAGGATGATCCGTTCCGGCTTTTCCGGGTGGGGCCAGGTTTTCAGGTAGGGGGTAAGGTGCATGCAATTAGATTCCATTGGTGAGCGGCTGGAGAAACGGAATGAGCGGGGAGGTTGCCCTCCCCGCTTTGAAACGGTGTTGCGACGGTTACAGCTTGGCGCTTTGGGCTCCTTTGCAGCATCCCTGCACGGTCTCTTCGCCTTCAGACAGCACAACCAGTTCTTCGCTCATGGCCTTCCCCCCTTTCATTGGTTGAAAATCACAGAGTTGGATACTGGACAATACATACGAGTTCTGTTAGCTTTGCAAGCGCAAAAAAGGCCCCTCTCCCCATGATACCATTTTCTCTGCGACATAGCCTGCGGGCGGCTTTAGCGGCGGTCTGCATGTCCGTCTGTCTCACGCCGGGCTGGCTTTGGGCCGCCGGCGGGCCGGAGGAGGAGACGCTCGAGCTGTTCAGCGCCTGGCAGGCGGGCTCAAGCGGTGTAACCCGCTCCCCCAAGCCGCTCTCCCAGACCGCCGAGAACGTCACGGTCATCACCGCCGCCGAGATCAAGGCCCTGAACGCCCACACCCTGGCCGACCTGCTCGATATGGTGCCGGGACTGCAACTGCAGCATAACGGCGGCCCCGGCATCATCGCCTACACCCAGATCCAGAGCGCCAGCTTTGAGCATGTGCTGCTGCTGCTGGACGGCATTCCCCTGACCAATCCCTCATCCAATTTTTCGGACGTGAGCGCCATCCCGGCCCGGATCATCGAGCGGGTGGAGATCGTCAAGGGGCCGGCCTCCACGGCCTGGGGTTCAGCCTTGGGGGGGGTGATCAACGCCATCACCAAAGCGCCGGAGCGGGACCGTCTGTTCAGCGGCACTGCTGCCGCTGCCATCGGCAGCCGCACCACCAGCGATAGTTCCCTGGAGCTCTCCGGCACCAGCAAACGGCTGGGCTACTACCTCTCGGCCGGCTTCCTGGGGAGCGACGGCTTGGTCCCTCTCACCGGTATCAACAGCACCAACTTCCATGGCCGCCTGACCTGGGACCTGCCGGAACAGGGACAGCTCTTTGCCCAGGTCAACAGCACCAACGCCCGCCAGGGAGACCTGTATGCCCCGGCCTACGACCTGATCCAGCGGGATGACAAACGGCTCATCAATGCCCTGGTCGGCCTGCGCTACCCGCTGACGGAGCGGCTGGAACTGGCAGTCAGCGGCTATCACACTTACACACGGCAGTGGGCTTCCTACTACAATATCAGTGACGGTGCTGTTTGGTGGGGACAGTCGCCCGACCTGCCCAAAGCCTTTGTCTCGGACAGCTCCCTCGGGGCCACCGCCAGCCTGACCTGGCGCGGTGACGGCCACTTGCTGGTGGCTGGCGGCGACTACCGGCATCTGGAGATCACCGGGAACTCTGTTGACAGTGCCAGCTACAGCCCCTACCAGCGCGAGAGCGACCGCTGGGGATTGTTCCTGAACGATACCATCTCCCTGGGTCGCTTTACGCTCACCCCGGGGCTGCGCTTCGACCGTCCCCGCACCGCGCCGGACCAGTTCAGCGCTTCACTGGGGGCCACCTGGCAGGTGAGCGACAGCACCCTGCTGCGGGCCTATGTGGCCCGGGGCTACGGCATGCCGGTACTCCTCCCCCAGTATGATCCCCGGCCGGCCAAGATACTGACCACCCAGGTGGGGGTGGAGAACAGCAGCATCCCCTACCTCTGGCTCAAGGCAACCCTCTTCCGCAACATGACCTGGGGGGATGATGTCGAACAGCAGTTGGCCCAGGGAGCCGAACTTGAACTACGGACCAAGCCGCTGTTCCACACCTCGCTGGGGGGAGGCTGGACCTACACCGATACTCACCGCACCAGTGACGGCACGCCGGTGCACGCCGACAAGCCGACCCAGACCCTGAAGCTGAGTCTGACCTACGATGACGGCACCTTCCGGGGCATGCTGACGGGCCGTCATATCTTCTGGAACAATGCTCCCGAGGATAACGGCAAGAACGGCCTGATCTGGGACCTGCACCTGGGGGCCACGCTCTACCAGCGGGAGCATACGGCCCTGGAGCTGTTCTTCTCCGGCCGGAACCTGTTTAACAGTCAGTACTACAACCGGGATGTCTTCCCCAGCGTGGGACGCTGGTTCGAGGGCGGCATGAGGGTGCGGTTCTGATGCGGCGCTCCCTCCTGCTCATACTTGCCCTGCTGCTGCTCTGCCCGACACTGGCCCGGGCCTATGATCTGCTGGTGCTGCAGAGCCAGCGCAATCCGGCCTATGACGAGGTGCTGAAAGGCTTGAACAGCGACCGGAGCATCTCCCAGCGGCTGGTGGTGCTGTCCGACTACGCCGACGTGGATGTGGTGCGGATCGTACGGGAGGACAGCCCCGTCGCCATTGTGGCCATTGGCGACGCGGCCCTGACCGCTGCCCGCAAAGTCCGGCATATTCCGGTCATCGCACTGATGTCCCTTAAAGTGCACAGTCTGAAATCTTCGCAGCCTAATCTGGCTGGTATCGGCATGTTTGTTGCTCCTGAAAGCTACTGCGATCTGTTCCGGCGCATGCAGGTGAAGCGGGTGGGCGTTGTGTACAGTCCCGCCCAGAGCGGCTGGTATCTGCAGAGTGCCCGGCAGGCGGCCAGGGATGCCGGCATCACGCTGGTGACCCGGGAAGTTGCCGCACCACGGGAAACCCTGGCCCAGCTTTCCTCCCTGGCCGGCAAGGTGGATGCCCTCTGGATGCTGCCGGACCTGACGGCGGTCACCAGGGAAACCGCTGAAGCCTATTTCCACTTCAGCCAGCAGCAGATGGTGCCGGTGGTCTCCTTTGCCGCCGGTTACCTGGGATTGGGAGCGGCGGCGGCATTGGAGATGGATCGTTTTGCCCTTGGCGTGCAGGCAAAGGAGATGGTTGAGGCGTTTCTTGCCGGTGCCGCCGAGAGAAGCCTGATCAGCTTCCCAAAGAACGTTGCGCTCAGGACCAATCCCACGGTATTGAAGCACCTCGGTTATCAAACCCCGTAGCAGCACCTAGTTGCGTCAGCCACATCTAGTCTTTGAGGGAGCCGCCATGCCCGCACATAGCCGCTGGTTGACCTTGAAGAACAGCTTCCAATACAAACTCTTCTTTCTCTTTTCCATGTTGTTCCTCCTGATTGTCGTGCTGTTCAGCACCCTCTTCATCCTGCGTGAAATCGATCAGTCAAAGCGGGTTGCCGTCGAGAACCTGAAGCTGCAGGCCAAGTATCTTGCCGAGTCGATCAGGCTGCCGCTGTTTGCCGAAAACATCGTCATGCTGCAGCGGATGGCGGAGGTTGCGGCCCAGGCGCCGGAGATCAGGTCGGTGGAGATTCTCGCCCCGGACGGCAGGCTGCTGGCCGCTGTCCGCACCTTTGTTCCCGCCGGTGCCACGGTGTTGACCCAGTCCCTGGAAGTATACAGCAACCCTTTGATCGGCTCCGTTGAATCATCCATGCACAGCGCTACCGACGACAAAAGCCCGCTGCTGCTGGGCTCCGTCAGGGTCGAGCGCGGCACGACCGATCTCGCCGCTGCCGTTCACGATCTGATCATAATGTCCGTCGGCATGGCCGCCCTCTTCTGGATAGCTATTTCTTTGCTGTGTTATCCGGTGCTCAAACGGGCGACCCGCACCTTTACCACCCTGATGCGGGGAATCGCCGCCCTGCAGCAGGGGAACTACGCCTTTACCATGACTGCGGAATCCGATGATGAGCCGGGGCGGGCGGTGCAGGCCGTCAAGTGCCTGGCTGAGGAGTTACAGCGGCGCAGCGATGAAAATATCCGCATTAACGCCGAGCTGCTCAATGCCAAGGCGGTGGCCGAGGCGGCAAACATTGCCAAGAGCGAATTTCTGGCCAATATGAGTCATGAAATCCGTACCCCCATGAGCGGCGTGATCGGTAA
The window above is part of the Trichlorobacter ammonificans genome. Proteins encoded here:
- the cobI gene encoding precorrin-2 C(20)-methyltransferase, producing the protein MSMLSLVGVGPGDPELLTRKAERVLREAEVIAAPVTAPGEQSQALGIIRDLLDHHRQQMLPLLFPMRADRAALAPHWREACRLVAERVRAGKRVAFVALGDPLFYATSLYLLEGMRREYPEVPLEVIPGVSSLFAAAAAGTFPLAEGAQQLLVLPATAGETAIGAALERSDTLVLLKVKPAFDAVMKLVEGRDDLALLFAERVGMPGQVILTDRAAIAAHSPDYLSLLVIRRTGSAASKDSRRERGT
- a CDS encoding TonB-dependent receptor plug domain-containing protein, which encodes MSVCLTPGWLWAAGGPEEETLELFSAWQAGSSGVTRSPKPLSQTAENVTVITAAEIKALNAHTLADLLDMVPGLQLQHNGGPGIIAYTQIQSASFEHVLLLLDGIPLTNPSSNFSDVSAIPARIIERVEIVKGPASTAWGSALGGVINAITKAPERDRLFSGTAAAAIGSRTTSDSSLELSGTSKRLGYYLSAGFLGSDGLVPLTGINSTNFHGRLTWDLPEQGQLFAQVNSTNARQGDLYAPAYDLIQRDDKRLINALVGLRYPLTERLELAVSGYHTYTRQWASYYNISDGAVWWGQSPDLPKAFVSDSSLGATASLTWRGDGHLLVAGGDYRHLEITGNSVDSASYSPYQRESDRWGLFLNDTISLGRFTLTPGLRFDRPRTAPDQFSASLGATWQVSDSTLLRAYVARGYGMPVLLPQYDPRPAKILTTQVGVENSSIPYLWLKATLFRNMTWGDDVEQQLAQGAELELRTKPLFHTSLGGGWTYTDTHRTSDGTPVHADKPTQTLKLSLTYDDGTFRGMLTGRHIFWNNAPEDNGKNGLIWDLHLGATLYQREHTALELFFSGRNLFNSQYYNRDVFPSVGRWFEGGMRVRF
- the cbiE gene encoding precorrin-6y C5,15-methyltransferase (decarboxylating) subunit CbiE, translating into MSQQKIYLVGAGIEGMEGFGAAAREVIARAELLIGRQRHLDRFPEFTGEKVLLGELPALLTLLQTTGKRAVVLASGDPNFFGVGRFLLRNLPKERIEIFANVTSMQYAFARIKEPWDDAIFLSVHGRGMASTIDRITAAEKACVLTDRVNSPAAIARELLDRGADGYEAWVCEDLGLPTEKFTRTDVRGLLPLQHSDLNLLILIRTWEPQLAHYPLIGIEDEQFATIKKLITKQEVRAVTLAKLQLQNDLVLWDIGAGSGSVSIEASNLIPGGKLYAVEKNQQCVAYLRDNLKKFCAHNVKLVVADAPEGLEELPDPDRVFIGGAGGNLEEIIAEVIRRLKPGGIIVINAVTLDTLGKSVELLEYHGCQVEVACINVSRTRPLTEYKLFEAQNPIYIISAWKQAGP
- a CDS encoding ABC transporter substrate-binding protein, producing MRRSLLLILALLLLCPTLARAYDLLVLQSQRNPAYDEVLKGLNSDRSISQRLVVLSDYADVDVVRIVREDSPVAIVAIGDAALTAARKVRHIPVIALMSLKVHSLKSSQPNLAGIGMFVAPESYCDLFRRMQVKRVGVVYSPAQSGWYLQSARQAARDAGITLVTREVAAPRETLAQLSSLAGKVDALWMLPDLTAVTRETAEAYFHFSQQQMVPVVSFAAGYLGLGAAAALEMDRFALGVQAKEMVEAFLAGAAERSLISFPKNVALRTNPTVLKHLGYQTP
- a CDS encoding nucleotidyltransferase family protein, translated to MLDLTPEQLAEVCRILQLHVPGRTVRAFGSRVTATAKPFSDLDLAVMGDTPLDFRQLVALKDAFAESDLPFRVDVVDWAVTGETFRGIIEAGYEVVEE
- the gptM gene encoding geopeptide radical SAM maturase; this encodes MHLTPYLKTWPHPEKPERIILLATRRCAALELSTGLWQRLVSGGELSDRELATFTRLGVLVPSREAEQESLRNTFATLDVASRRFEVTATLTLECNLACPYCFEDPFRGKLVMTDATADLLVARLVERMASGLDVLVDFYGGEALVRLELLRRIAGQLQEAAVRNGVTFTFNLFSNGVLLTRPTVETLLPLGLQAVRTTLDGPPDIHNRQRPFVSGRGSFDTILANLAAVHDIVPLKIGGNYSRDTYRRFPELLDHLLIAGVNPAKLRDVSFAAIMPKADGTGLGDHGMTCACTAEPWATEAHLFLRGEIIRRGFPTDRLGPGACMIEFEKDWVVNYNGDIYKCPVFMGDESLRIGTLADGTTDYRQSHNLDLWKNDECLACAYLPLCFGGCRFFSKLKTGGFDAVDCRRPMLDASLEQLVLQDLRLRP
- a CDS encoding nucleotidyltransferase substrate binding protein: MTLDFSSYEKALTSLNKVLERSRTVPGDDDIRDACIQRFEYTYELAFKMLKRQLEQELPSREELDHLPFKEIIRIGAERGLIAVPERWFDYRDKRNITSHTYDEEKAREVYAILADFAVDAADLLTRLKTRHA
- a CDS encoding UvrD-helicase domain-containing protein, which translates into the protein MRGNLPKPIKKQREVLYMPSAGHTAVFGTAGSGKTTLALYRAAYLSEPSMPHAGRTLLLTFNKTLVTYLKYLKPFELQNVQVETYHTFARGYLNNRGKMSRNCICDPDYRNAFISQAVKAVESAYEPSKFFKRPFEFFSDEIQWIFSHGITSQEEYVEVERVGRIGTNLSRKLRPVMYEILNKYLEIRTAAGKLYDWDDIAIAARKEFEEDSSARFYKHIIVDEGQDFSPEMIRSLAAAIPEDGSLSFFGDVAQQIYGQRMSWRSAGLKIPQQWFFKENYRNTKQIAQLGLAISRMPFFQDIPDLVEPTSPRADGALPALVGCTDKDQQVEIALRAARSAGKTQSVAILVKDRAQERIFSSALGANATRLHRDLQVWNDGPGIYHGTYHAAKGLEFDVVILPFLDADNLPDPDYMTSHGEEDGLTHDGRLLYVAVTRAKTSLILLYTGELTPLLPVDESLYQRVKP